The DNA sequence TTCTCTGATTACCTCGAAGCTATGAGTTCAAAATATCGGGTCAGAGCTCGTCGTGCCCGAAAGAAGGGCGATGAACTCATGAGAAGGACAATGAACTTGGAAGAAATCAAGTTGCGCCAATCAGAAATGCACCGCATGTACTGCATTATTGCAGCGCAATCAGATTTCAATGCGGTTGTTCTTCCTGCCAATTACTTCACCACCTGGTTGGAGCAGTTTCCCGAGCGTTTTAAGGTATGGGGCTATTTTTTGGACGAAGCGTTTATTGGTTTTTCCACAGCAGTGTACAATGGCCATGAGCTGGAAGCCCATTTTTTAGGCTTCGAAGCCGATTACAATCGTAGTCACCAGCTGTACTTAAACATGCTCTACGATTTGGTACAAGAAGCGATTCTGGCGGGGAGCAGCACATTGGTTTTCTCTCGGACGGCCCTTGAAATAAAGAGTTCGGTAGGCGCCGTACCCGAAGATTTATACTGTTGGATGCGCTCACGCTACGCCATCGCCAATCCTTTGGTACCGATTGTCGCTAAATTTATCGCTCCTCTCCCGGAGTGGGAACCTCGGCATCCGTTTAAGGATTGAGGTGATTACCGACTCGTTCTTCTACGATTTTCGTTTTCGATAGAATCAGGAGGTGATACAGGACTAGTGCCACCCTCTTGGAAACTTTCCTGTTTTGCGACCAGTTTTTGACTGGAATTGCCTTCTATGATCGGCTTAGCTGGGGTAATATCTAAATGAGCAGGCGTTTTTTCTACAGCACTTGATGATTGATCATCTACAATAATTTGTAGCTCTTCCAGCTCAAGCGGCAGCTGTTGATGTGCCAATACCCCTTGATGATTTTGCTCCGACAACCACATAAATACCACCGAAAGTCCTAGCAAAAGAGCCAAGGCTGCAGCAATACCAAGCGGCTGGGGCAATTTACGCACGCGAGTGGAACGAACCATACTCGGCCGCTTAGCAGCCATTTTGCTTTCAATGCGGGCCCAAGCCTGCGCTGAAGGCGTCTGTTCCAATTCATCTGATTTTTCCCTAAAGAGGTCAAAGATATCCTTCTTTGCCATGGTGTTGTTGTTTTTTATAATTTACCCGGCAGTACCTTTCATTCGATCACGTACACCGGGATAATTAACATCCAGTAATAATTCTTGCAAGCGTTTTTTCGCTAAAATGAGCTGTGATTTAGAAGTATTGATGCTGATACCAAGTTCTTCCGCAATCTCACGGTGCTTGAACCCTTCCAAAACATACAGGTTGAAAACCGTACGGTAACCAGTTGGCAATTGATCTAGTAAAAACAAGATATCCTGCGCTGCCAGTTCCGCCACTACATTCTGATCAGATCGAAGATCGAGGTGTTCCTGTATTTCGTAAGCGTTGCGCAAAGCGTGCTTCTTACGTAAAAACATCAAGGCTTCATTGACCATGATTCTGCGAATCCAACCTTCAAAACTTCCTTTACCAGTATACTGATCCAGATTTTGAAACACCTTACAAAAGCCTTCTACCAGCACATCTTCAGCATCCTCTATCCGGGAGAGGTACCTCCGACATACCCCCAGCATCTTCGGCGCATGCATTTCGTACAAACGACGTTGCGCCAGAGGTTCCTGCTGTTGGCAAGCTGCTATAAGTTGTTCTTCTGTCACCTGGTAGTGTGATTAATTTCCGAAAACAAGATGCAACTTTTTTAGGGAATGGTGGGTGGCAGTGTCCTTACCATTACATTTAATAGCTTAGAAATCGGTTTTCCTGTAATCGTTTAGCTGAAAAAACTGGCCTTTACCTGTAAGAAAGCCTATTTTTGCAGCTTTCTTTTCCTCAAAATATTCAAAATGATCCAGGAAGATAATCGTTACCTCCTGCCGTCGGGCGTCGACCCACTAGCATTGGCCACTGCATATGGCTGTCCGTTGTACATTTATGA is a window from the Lewinella sp. LCG006 genome containing:
- a CDS encoding RNA polymerase sigma factor, which produces MTEEQLIAACQQQEPLAQRRLYEMHAPKMLGVCRRYLSRIEDAEDVLVEGFCKVFQNLDQYTGKGSFEGWIRRIMVNEALMFLRKKHALRNAYEIQEHLDLRSDQNVVAELAAQDILFLLDQLPTGYRTVFNLYVLEGFKHREIAEELGISINTSKSQLILAKKRLQELLLDVNYPGVRDRMKGTAG